A window of Oryza glaberrima chromosome 2, OglaRS2, whole genome shotgun sequence genomic DNA:
TGCAGAGGAGACGCACAACACAGGCCCAACTCCGACcgagtgcgtgcgtgcgtgaaCGGGATATTTTCTGCGCGAGGACAACAGATAAGAAAATCACAGACGGACAATTCTTTTTAATCTCGGGCGAAACTTTTTTACGGACGAAAAAGTTACGGAAGCCTtccgtatttttttattaggtatcgatatatatatatatatatatatataacaaattaagacacttggagttttttttttttacgcgtgctctaaaacatactccctccatttcatcttataagtcgtttgactttttcctagtcaaactttattaagttcgaccaagtttataaaaaaaattagcaacatataaaatagcaaattagtttaattaaatctaacatgtaatattttttaataatatgtttgttctgtgttgaaaatattactatatttttctataaacttggtcaaatttgaagaagtttgactaggaaaaaagttaaACGAAAGAGCAGTtttcttgtgaaatttgcttAAATAGGATTATTAAAATTCATTCGTAGATTTGTAGGAGCTGAATCGCTGGCTTGATCGATCGGCGATGAGTCGGTGATGATTTGTTCACATGGTGTTTGATGAGTTATGAATACAGTCGCGACCGCCACCACTACACGCTGCGCAACATCGTCGACATGTCCCGGGTCTTCCACCCGTGCCCCTCACTAGCGTCGACGGCTATTGGCGGAGCGCATGACGTGATGGAGTATGGTAGCCTGCCACGGCATACCATGAGCTTCTGCCCTGCCTCCCTCTCCGGGTGGTTTGGCGGCATGGAGCGTATGAAGTTCGTGCTCCTCGGCGGCAACCACAGCATGGTGGTCATCGCTGACCAGAGTAGCCGCACCGTCCTCTATGATCCCGACGAGTACGCCATTCGCACCATGTCTGCCTTCGTCTTCCTGACCTATCTCAGGGCTTCGGATTCGCTTGACTCCATCACCGCCAGCATCTCGGCGACGACCTCTACATCCTTCGATACAACCCGGTCGCTGGTGGTTGCTACCATGGACTCAtctacggcggcgacgaggaatGGCGTTGTTGTGGTCTCCCGCCGCCTCACTTTCGACCTGACTCCTACGCTGTGGTCGGTGACAcagacatatttttttcatgaacacTCAAAAGCTTTGCACGTTAATGTATAAGGAAAATAGTAGCATACATTGGTAACACGTCAAGGCGATTACAAAGAGGTAGGAAGGTTGCTGGAGAGCTACCTAAACTCAGTGTGACTCCTAAGAGGAATGTGAGAGAAACGAAGCTAAGCTATGTGACTGACAGCCTCCCAACAGGATTGGCCGTTGCCTCAACCCATAGTCGCCCTTCTTGCACAATCCGCTTCACCATCGTTGGCACCTGTGATAGAACACTGTCAAAGACACGACATTCCTTTCTAACCACAAGTGCCAGGCAACCAGGAGGATAAAAGTGTTGAAAACctttttaattatataatttacttttttttatattacatTATGGGACATACGAGTACCATTGTTTTACTTGGAAATATTATCCATGACCAAAATAGCCCCGGCTAAATCACATGCCgtcccccttcctcccttcccACCCGCCGTGCTCCCCGGACGCCGCCGCACTCGCCCCCTTATCTGCCGCCACACCAGAGCTGGGTTCGTAGGCAGCCAactccgccgcgccgcacccCTCTACTCCATCTTCCTCCGCCATCCCCTTCCCGTCGTctttccgccgccggcgactctCCGATTCGCTCGCGGAGTAGCGGTTCGGCGGCTCCCCCTCTCTACTAAGGTGATTGCAACGAGAAAGATCGTTTGGCTTCGCTAGGCTCCTGCCTCcgatgggatttttttttattcgctCCGATGGGAAGTTTTAGTCCAAAACGAACACAAATAAATGCAAGTTTCTTTTTCTCCGGTGGTCTATCTCTAACCCTAACCCAAATATGCGGGAGACACCGATCTAGATAGATCTCCCAACAGTTGTTCGTggtgggggagaagaagagCTAGGGCAATCCAATCAATCTTTAGTAAGATTCCTTAATTTGGGGGACGATCGATTGACGATGAGTATTCGTCGGTTTGTTTATCTGGTGTTGGAGGAGTTTGCTCCCCGCCGCAGCAACTACACACTGCGCAACATAGACATGGAGCGCTTCTTCCTGCCACGTCCATCCCCGGTGCCATTCGTGGCGTCAGGCACCGACGCGGCGGAGTATGCGAGCCTGCCTTGCCCAGCCATGACCTTCTACCCTCCATTCTCCAAGTTGCCTGGGAAACAGCAGATGGAATTCTTGCTCCTTGGAGGCAATCACAACatggtggtcgccgccgaccaGACTTGCCGCACTGTCCTCTATGACCCCGGCGAGCACGCCGTCCGCACCTTGCCTGCCCTTCCCTACCAACTGGAATTGCCTACTGCTTCCGTCACTGTTGGGGACGACCTCTATATCCTTGACCATGTTGAGGTCGGAAACGTCCCCTGCTTCCATGGGCTCATTTACGAGGATAGATTAAATGAGGACTGGTGCTGCCgcgctctcccgccgccgccgccactgctgtCCCACAAGTCTGACTTCCAAGTCGACTCCTATGCGGTGGTTGGTGACGCGGACATCTGGATATCCACGCACGATAGTGGCATCTATTGCTTCAACACAGTGAGCCATGTGTGGAGCACAGTGGCCACCGGCTGGACCCTGCCATTTGTTGGTCTCGCCGAGTATTGCCAGGAGCACGGCCTTTGGTTTGGCCTCTCACACACTAGAGACAGGAGGAGCTTGGTCCTCTCCGCTTTGGACCTTGATAGCGGCCATCTGCCAGTGCTTCTCAGCCTTCCTCTGGAGTTCACGCCACCCGATGCCCTCAAGCTTGTCAGCTCATACCTTGTGAACCTAGGCTCTGCCAAGTTCTGCATCGCCAGGTTCTTCCAGACTGATGAGGACCAGCGTGATGGCGAGGAGCTGTTTGCAGTGTTGACCGCCGTCGAGGTGGAACGCTGCGATGACGACGATGCTGGTGCCAATGGTGGAGGGCTCCGCATGCTGAAGCACAGGTCTGAGATGTACAAGCTCACCAGTGAAATgatgtattgggtgctttaGTCGTGTGGGACTTTAGTTATTGCCAAGGGCCTCAAATTACTGAACCAAAGCAATAATTTGAGGCCCTACTTTACTCTTCCTGAGCTAGATCAGGAAGGATAAAGGTTTTGTCATGTTCAATAGCAGGTCTGCTGTATCGACACAATAATACAATAAAATGGTTTTAAAGGGAATCATATGAATATGTGTCCGATATTTTGAGTTGTGTCGTCGTTGTTATTTGTAATCATTTTGTGATCAGATATGGCAATAAATTTATTTCGTTTCAGTCAATTTTCTGATTGTTAGATTTATCCTGGGATTCCTGCTATTTGAGGGTTCTCAAAGGAGAGGACGGCTCTCAAAGCGGAGTGCTTTATGTAGTTAATACCATGTGTTGCCAGTCAATGGTGAGTATGGGGGTTCTTATAGTGTTTGGTGAGGCTTCCATGTCTTCTCCTACACGTTCAGCTTTCTGCCAGCAGTGAGTGATGAGTCTGACTGCATCTTCTTGCACTTTGACAAGTGTGGTCATGCTGTGTGTGATTTTGGGTTGGTTTGTCCCCTATGGTTATGGGGTAGGGTGTTGATTTTGTAGTCATGCTGGGAGAGTGAAGAAGGAAGGCGGTCTCAGTCTCTCTGGTTGGCGGCAGAAAGAAGTTTTCTCCAAAGCTAGGGAATTAGATAGAGAACGGTGTTAGAGAGACGGAgggagttttcttttttttggtgtgtgtgtgtgtgtgtgtgtgtgtgtgtgtgtttgtttgtttgttgagTGTGCACAGATGCTTCCTCTGTCCTCCAAGAGTTTATGATACCGGAAGGCACCAGCAAAGGTGGTTGCAGCAGCTTGCTGTGATGGTTGCCGTAGGGACCCTAGGGGGAGAGAAGAAGCAGGCCTGGTGGCAGTGGGAGGTCACCACTAGAGGGTAGGACCAAGCTGAccatggcagcagcagcggttGTGGCTTCCTATGTCCTGGGAGGCTTGCGGTGAGTATCTCACGGCAGTTCCTCTCCTCTGGCAGCAAAGCTCCTCAGCAAGAAGGGGAATGTAACGCCTGATTGAAGGTATCTAAAATGCGCTTCACTAATCACTCTTCTCATGATTATTGTTATTCCTATTGCAGTATTAATTTGCAGACTCAAAATAATGGATTTTTGCCCAGTTGGTTGGTCATCCCTTTATGACTTGTTGGTGTTTGATCTGTCCAGTTGACTGAAGAGTTGTCTTGATGTGTCTGGAACGTTACAAATGTTTGTTATATTACATGGCTTGCCGATATGTGCTTGAATTCAACAGTTGCTGAATCAATCAAATACAATTGAGCTAAAGTTTGCTCTGCCTGCAGGTACTGTCTGCTtattaggttgttatattttgtggTTGCTCCAATTCCTATATTGATCTAACTTTTCTTTGGCAGGTACTTGTCGATGCATGGTAGCGaataattttcatattttcttcCATGCTCTCTCGGGGAAAAGGATGTTAACCAATTGGCAGGGACTATGATTAGGTGTGCAGAGAATATGATGTACACTTCTGCTTTATTTGGAATGCACTTATTATCTAGTTATATGCATGGCACCTAGACACATAAAAACTCTGCTGCCTCTTAGCATGTGTCAAAGGTATGTTCATTagccctttttttttaggacaTTAAACTCATATTATCTGGTTTTCTTGGAACAATCATTAACAAATTGTACTCTGATTTGATATTCAATTAAGGTGTGGTTCATGCAAAAGAAAGCTAGGTAGAGGAATTGAAGTATACAGGTGTATATTTACATGGtttttatcattttattttctacaGCAAAGAGGCTCTAGAGTGATGCTCTTCACATATTATTAGGCTATCTTAACAAAAAAGCATCTTAACACAACGCTTCCTCAAGTATGTCGATTTGTAGTTCGGTCAGTTCACTCAAATCCACTGACTTCATGCACGGGGACTCGACCATCAATCCTTTCTTGCGACGAGCTGTGACTGGGTGCTCTGGAACCTCCTTAAAAGAAGGGGCAGAGGGGTAAGGTAATCGGAGTAATTACCCGGTATTAAGATATAAGCATAATAAACTGATGCATCCGAAGACACAATCATaagtatgtttttttcttacttttcaATTTTCCTCGTGCTGTCCTCAATGCTATGTTCTCCTTTTTCCCGAGAGGAGAATGAGCTTATGTTTTAAAGAGTTGAAGATGTATTGATTCACGTTTTATAAGGGAACTATGTTCCTGCCTCCTGATGTTTCAACATATTTCTTGCTAAAACGCATGCAGAACAACTGTCTCACTTGCAGTATCCTTAGAACACCAGGATGCCCACAGATTTCCCTTTTACGATATTATTCAAACTGCTTACTGTATATGCTATCCATAAATTGGGAAGATATCAGATGTCCTGCGTACTGTCATCATTAGTCATGTTCTCACGCACCAATATTCCCATCCTATCAACAGTGTTACTAATTTTATGGTTTTGGCTACATAAAACTTAAAGATTCCAATGGCACCGTGCTTCCTATGGAACATTTAAAGTTATTTTCCCCTTGTTTTAACATTGAAGTTTCAAATACCATCGTGTTTCTGAGAATTTTTTGTTATGCTTCCTTTGCATGATTGCTGAAGGCAGCAGTTGCCTTTATCAGCTCAACAAACAGATATATATGCAGTGGCCTTAAGACTTCCTAACATACGATCTTGGGTATTTGTAAGATATTTGAAGATTTTTCATGTGTGTTATTTGCTTATATGGAGTACAAGTATGATTTTTCATCCATCTCTTCTTGTTTGACGCATTGAAGCATAGTttgatgcaaaagaaaaaaaggtggtGAATTGGTTCATTGATGAATTTCTGTGCCCTTGATGTTTGCAGGCAATCTCTTCAGATGAATGTGTACAAGGTTGGAAACATCATCTGGCAGTAATTTCCTGCATGGGCATGCATGTTGATGtgcaagaagccaagaactaGTACATGGTTACTCCATGTTCGGCCAGCAATAATTTCCATGTACAGCGAGCAGTTTTGTTCTACCTCTTTCACAAATTAGTAATCATAATTGAAATCAATACCCCCACTTGGAAATAGAGGTACCCTATTATCCTAATTTCTCTACATTGCTGTTTTGTTTTCGAGGGTACAGGGGATGAAGTTGTAGTCGCAGACTCGCAGTGTAGTCTCGGTGAACTACTACTGCTCCCAGAAGCAGCGGTGCTCAGTGGCAATGGTTGCAGTACCACCGGATATTGTTTTGTACTTGGTGTCACACATGGAAGAGCAGAATAAGGGAATTTCCCAAAATGAAGCGCATACAGAAGATTTTGGGCCCTGTTTCAGCAGAAATGAGGAATCTGGAAGGGATCGAGAAGAAGATTTTCAGGTTGCTGGGCGCCTGTGCCCCTGTAATGCTTGTTCTGTTCTGTACCTGAATGTTAACGATCAAAAAGAGTATGTTGTGTTTTGGTCTGTTCTTAGAAAGCTGGAATCCCCAGCAAAAACATCATGTACCCTGTTATGATTTCAATGAAGGCTCGGCGTAATGCTttgatccaaaaaaaaagaatacgaGAAACTCAGATATGAGAATTTATAATGTTCAGACAAGTTCAGACATTACAGTATTTCAGTATCCTTCTGACGTAGAAGTATCCCATATGTTGCTAATGTAATCTCTGAAGTTTCGCTCTTTGGTCCCTGATATTTTATATTGTCCAGACAAATCATGAAGGGAGCAACCCATCCTCCTACAGTACTGATCAGCCCCTTGAGTACTGGTACTATGCTGTATCCAACCAAATCATACTTTCATGAGAATCatgaatgtgtgtgtgtgtgtgtgtgtgtgtgtgtgtgtgtgtgtatagaaTAGCATATGCACTTGCACCTAAAATCTGGAATGTTGGTGTGCTTTAAGATGTGTGCTATCTAAATGTTCATTGCTCTGTGCTCTGTACTTGTGAAGGTTTATACTATAGAGGCAAAGAAAGTGGTACATAATGTCACTCTGCCTCTGACCTCACTTTCTAAACTTATACATGCTTTAAGATCTGAACAGGCTTATGAAAGATCTATAGATTACTCTTTTACCATGTAACTACTAGTGAGATAGAACCATGTAACCACTAATGAGACGTCTCCTATTGATTCATCTAAAAGAAGGGCTATGAACAACCACGATTATAGTTATTGAAGACATATCTTCTCATTGATTACATAAAAAGTAATGATGGTAAAAGAGTACATAGTAATATCTCTAGTATAATCGATAGGTCAGTTGGCAAACGGCAGAAGCACTAAttagactatatatatatatatatatattatataataaacaaaaaaaagcgGTACATTGTCTCTATTGTATTTGGAAAGCATAAGACATTAAGACACGAGAATGAAATTAAAATCCATCCCGGGGACTTATACtgccaaaataaaaaataaaaaataaaaaaggaggTTTATTCTTAGCTTCCAACCGCCTTATATTTGGCtgtaatttttcttttcacaCGCAACCATTTCGTCCCCCTCCCGATTTGAAACCAAGAGAAGCAATGCGGGGGGTGGTCAGGCACCACGGCGTCGGCGTGGTGGCGCGGATCACCGGCGGCcgcggtgtcgccgccgccgccactgccgcggcCGGAGGCGAGATCACTGACCTCCACCGTCCTCCTCCAGCCGAGAGAAAAGTTGCAGCCGAGGATAATCTGCTGATTGAGTTGGTGCGGGAGTTGTTGGGCACAGCCAGGTACGAGGAGGacttcctccccgccgccgctggactACCTCCTCCCCCcggtcgcctccgccgctgcggcatctcctcctccgctcctccgaGGACGCCGCGTTTTGGCGACTTGTCTGAGCCGAAGCGCTTGTACCAATGCAGGTGCGAACTCTCGATTAATTGTTTGTTGccgccgcgccattgccgccgccgtgccTTCTCCATCTAAGTGTTTGCGATTTAATTTAACGCTTCAGTTTCAGTTATTGCGCAATCGGCGACGACCTAATGCATACTTGCGACGGCGACCTCGTGCGGGGGCGGGGCGACAGCGAGGTCAGACGCGGAGGCGCCAGGGCGCAGCAGTCCATGACTTGTATAGGCCTGCGCGTACTTGTGATGAACGGCGGCGTCTTCCCCGACCTCGGCCAGGACGAGCGTGATGCAGCACGCGGAAGGAGACGCGCTCATCATCAACGAGGCGGCCCTCACCAAGCGGACGCGACGCTGGGTGTCACCGTGTTTGCTGCGCCGCGCTCGCCACGCCTACGCTCTCGACAAGGAGGACATCAGCGCGTGCTGACAAGGCGATTCTCGAGCGCCCCCAACCCCAttgttccgccgccgccgccgcctcaaaaCAGTTGGTAAGCATATACATTCTATTTCAATCCTTTGCATTGTCCAATTCGACTGTGTGTGTGCGCACTGCGCagtagagatggcaatgggaaCTGTgactagagatggcaacgggtaAATACCCATCGGTTCCCTTGCCCCATACCCACACCCGCGATAGCTTATTCTCGCTTAAATACCCACACCCATCGCGAGTACAAAATCGTCCCTATACCCACACCCGTTACCCGCACGGGTGTGGGTATGGGAatggggacgattttgtaccGCGACGGGGTGGGTATTTAAGTGGGAATATTTAGTCATCGCGGATGTGGGTATGGGGCAAAGAACACGATGGGTATGCACCCGTTGCCATATCTCTCCATCTGTGATTCAAGTGTGATTACTCAATTTAGGATTTACCATTACATAGATACCAAACGTAATTCACATGTAATTATTAACTACTACGAAGAGATTTTACCAATACAGTTTtggtcttgattttttttaaatatagttCAAACCTGAATCAAAAGTTATATAGGATGTAGTAATTATATGATGGGTTATGAATCAATATTACCTTTGTATGATGATTAGCAGAGATGCTCATATCggcgattttttttctattaggAATATGATTTTTCCAAAAAGCGGTTCACTGCAAGTCAACACAATTGATGGTACTTCTTATGCTGTGAAATTTGATGTCTTGGACTTTGTGAGGGTGAATCCATTGGCTGAAAAATTCCCCATTTTGGGTGAACCTGGGGGGTTGTTTACTAAGCTGAGAGAACCTGTCAAGTTCATGTATAATGATCTTATTCTGAGAGTTGGAGCAATCCATGATTCTGGATGTTGTATAAATGACATATCAGCTGCAGCATTGGTCATCACATCTGATTGGAAATTAGAGTTTCGAGAGGATGCTTTTGTTTTGCTCCCTAAAACTCCTACACTAGTGGATAACAACTATCGATGCATTTCTGAGTTGTTCAAGACATTACTCTTTGAGTCCATGGGTGAAGAGTTCAAAAATCCTCTTGATTTTCAAAGGTTGCTCGACACCATGGAGAAGTCTGGATACCATTATAAGCGTCTGATTGAGAACCATATGTCTCTTATGCCTCTGGATAACACATCGACAGCATACTTGAAGTTTTATCAGCTCATAAAAAAAGTGTTGCCCGTTGAAGAAGAAGCAATACGAATGAGGGATCGGATGAACAAAgtaaagaagaggaaaagaagaaaaagtcTGATAACAAGGATCTATGAACATATCACAGTTAACAAGTTATGGATGGTTACTGCAGTCAACAATGCATTTGTTAGGGAGTTCCTAGAGAGAGGGGGCAAAGTGTACCAGGGAAAAAAGGGGGAACTCCTGGACATGATTAGACATCTCATATCCCACAGAATGGAACTCATCCAGTTAACCTTAATATACACTCCCCAGCAAGTTGATTTGATGATATATGCTCTGTTCTCAACACTATACACAGACATACAGCATGCCATATTTGAGGTAAATCGTCTTGAAGACCTCAACTTGGAAGAACATTTTATGAATAGAAAAGTGAAGATACCATGGGTTTGGAGGTAATGCATCAACTTTATCATcattgcttttgttttttttttctagaatggTAATAAATGGACCAATATAATGTTATAAAATTCTTTATTGGCAGAGTTGGTGTCAAGTTCATTGTGGGATATTCAAGTCTCAATGGGAGGGATCCTTACATGGAGGATCGCTTCAACTTAAGGTTAACTACAGTAAATGGGCGTACAATATGCCTATGTGGAGTATTTGACTGTAATGTTTATTCTATTAAGTTGTAATACATTTCCCTATTTTGGCTGTCTGGATGTTTTATACTTTATGTCATGGCTGTCTGTTTTGTGCTTTAGGTCATGGTGGACCTTTTGCTGCTAATTACCTAAAGAAGAACTTGCTTGACAATATTGGTCGTGGAGGACCTTTTGCtgctgatttttttaagaagaactTACTTGACAATATTGTGAAGCACTCTGAGTTGTTTAAAGACACAAAACTTGCTATAAGTAATATTTTCCTCCCTTTACTTCATCTGTGTATTTTCCAGTACAAAGTGGCACAGGTATCATTTTGTTAACTGATTTTATGAAATGCAGGTCAGGCATTTTTGAAGACCGATGCAGACTTCCTGGATTCACTATCTACTAATCCTTTTAGGGAGGATGTTTCAAcagctgctgttgctgttttGATTGACAACCACTTGTACGTAGCTAATGTTGGTGACTCATGTGCTATAGCTGTAAAATCTGGTGAAGGTAATGTTTGATGTAACCATGAATGGTTGTTATGTTCCTACACCACTTTGAATGTTATCACATGGCAAATATTCTGTAGACTCAAATCTTATTGTTTatctgtgtgtttttttttagcaattccgCTGACACCAAACAGAAAAGAGGAGCAAATAAGAATTGAGGATGAAGACATTCAGGTACTGTATCAAACTTTACTTGAAATTTACCATGTTTATGAAATCCATGAGAGAACTCATATAATCCAGCATTTAATTTGTCTGCTCACCTATCAATCTGTTGTGATGTTTTTGCTGTAATCATGCAGGAAATTTTGGTCGATCAAGATGTGGAATTCCTGGTTCTTGCTACTAATGGGCTTTGGGATGTTATGCGAAATGAGGTACTACTCACATAAACACAGCACATAAGCAAAACATTATTGTTTTCATGAATCATAACAACCAAGAATTGCCATCCACTGTGTTCTCTCTCACGCATACACTTAGTGCTCACATATTGATTTGGCACAATACTAACAACTACTAGCATTTTGCATCTTTTGTCAACAAGGATGTTGTCTCTGTTCTGAAAGCACAAAAAGGACCTGAATCGGCAGCCATGAAGTTGACAGAAATTGCCCTTTCTCGTGGCTCCTTGGATAACATCACTTGCATCATCCTGCAATTTCAACCCGTgaccatgagaaaaaaaagcaatatgTTACCAAAGTTCGTTGCCTGTACAAAGAATTCAGCAAACGCAAAGCATtagattggttttgatatatctTGAAACGGGTTCCCTTCCTTGACTGTACAAAGAATTAAGTAAACGCAAAGCATTAGAGTCCCTTCTGTGGCTGTACAAAGAATTCAGTAATCGTGAAGCATTAGAGTCCCTTCTGTGGCTGTACAAAGAATTCAGCTAACGCAAAGCattagattggtttttcattcgttcttttctttctccttttttgttTGCATTTTTGGTTATGCAGAAAGCACTTTTACAAGTGACGTGCACTGTATATATCAGCTAACATTGTTTCATTTCGGATTTCCTACTCTTAAAGGGAGTGTAAACTTTCCGATTTTTTTATGTGGCTCATGACTTTTTCCCGTGCAAATCGATcgca
This region includes:
- the LOC127761534 gene encoding uncharacterized protein LOC127761534, producing the protein MRGVVRHHGVGVVARITGGRGVAAAATAAAGGEITDLHRPPPAERKVAAEDNLLIELVRELLGTARYEEDFLPAAAGLPPPPGRLRRCGISSSAPPRTPRFGDLSEPKRLYQCRNMIFPKSGSLQVNTIDGTSYAVKFDVLDFVRVNPLAEKFPILGEPGGLFTKLREPVKFMYNDLILRVGAIHDSGCCINDISAAALVITSDWKLEFREDAFVLLPKTPTLVDNNYRCISELFKTLLFESMGEEFKNPLDFQRLLDTMEKSGYHYKRLIENHMSLMPLDNTSTAYLKFYQLIKKVLPVEEEAIRMRDRMNKVKKRKRRKSLITRIYEHITVNKLWMVTAVNNAFVREFLERGGKVYQGKKGELLDMIRHLISHRMELIQLTLIYTPQQVDLMIYALFSTLYTDIQHAIFEVNRLEDLNLEEHFMNRKVKIPWVWRVGVKFIVGYSSLNGRDPYMEDRFNLRLTTVNGRTICLCGVFDCHGGPFAANYLKKNLLDNIGRGGPFAADFFKKNLLDNIVKHSELFKDTKLAISQAFLKTDADFLDSLSTNPFREDVSTAAVAVLIDNHLYVANVGDSCAIAVKSGEAIPLTPNRKEEQIRIEDEDIQEILVDQDVEFLVLATNGLWDVMRNEDVVSVLKAQKGPESAAMKLTEIALSRGSLDNITCIILQFQPVTMRKKSNMLPKFVACTKNSANAKH
- the LOC127762059 gene encoding uncharacterized protein LOC127762059, with protein sequence MSIRRFVYLVLEEFAPRRSNYTLRNIDMERFFLPRPSPVPFVASGTDAAEYASLPCPAMTFYPPFSKLPGKQQMEFLLLGGNHNMVVAADQTCRTVLYDPGEHAVRTLPALPYQLELPTASVTVGDDLYILDHVEVGNVPCFHGLIYEDRLNEDWCCRALPPPPPLLSHKSDFQVDSYAVVGDADIWISTHDSGIYCFNTVSHVWSTVATGWTLPFVGLAEYCQEHGLWFGLSHTRDRRSLVLSALDLDSGHLPVLLSLPLEFTPPDALKLVSSYLVNLGSAKFCIARFFQTDEDQRDGEELFAVLTAVEVERCDDDDAGANGGGLRMLKHRSEMYKLTSEMMYWVL